Proteins encoded together in one Variovorax paradoxus window:
- a CDS encoding ABC transporter ATP-binding protein: MNRIEPHTLAPPGVPAVPAVEVLSAEKTYPNGTQALLPVDLSIAEGEFVTLLGPSGCGKSTLLKMVAGMLEPSDGRLLVWRKPVAEIHSCPHKLSFVFQSATLMPWASVRTNVRLPLDLTGVPRKEADARVMESLALVGLEKFADALPRALSGGMQMRVSIARGLVTQPDLLLMDEPFGALDEITRHKLDADLLDLWRKKKLTVIFVTHSIHEAVFLSTRVVMMAARPGRVVEQFHIDEPYPRTPDFMVTPEFARHAKRLQDSLLRASQGDEEHAQ, translated from the coding sequence ATGAACCGCATCGAACCCCACACCCTTGCGCCGCCCGGCGTGCCTGCCGTGCCCGCGGTGGAAGTGCTCTCGGCAGAGAAGACTTACCCCAACGGCACGCAGGCGCTGCTGCCGGTGGACCTGTCCATCGCCGAAGGCGAGTTCGTCACGCTGCTGGGGCCCTCGGGCTGCGGCAAGAGCACGCTGCTGAAAATGGTGGCGGGCATGCTCGAGCCGAGCGACGGGCGCCTGCTCGTGTGGCGCAAGCCGGTGGCGGAGATCCACAGCTGCCCGCACAAGCTGTCGTTCGTGTTCCAGTCGGCCACCTTGATGCCGTGGGCCAGTGTTCGCACCAACGTGCGGCTGCCGCTCGACCTGACCGGCGTGCCGCGCAAGGAGGCCGACGCGCGCGTGATGGAATCGCTTGCGCTTGTGGGCCTGGAGAAGTTTGCCGATGCGCTGCCGCGCGCGCTTTCGGGCGGCATGCAGATGCGCGTGTCGATTGCACGCGGACTCGTGACGCAGCCCGACCTGCTGCTGATGGACGAGCCCTTCGGCGCGCTCGACGAGATCACCCGCCACAAGCTCGACGCCGACCTGCTCGACCTGTGGCGCAAGAAGAAGCTCACGGTGATCTTCGTGACGCACTCGATCCACGAGGCGGTGTTTCTCTCGACCCGCGTGGTGATGATGGCTGCCCGGCCGGGCCGGGTGGTGGAGCAGTTTCACATCGACGAGCCCTATCCGCGCACGCCCGACTTCATGGTGACTCCGGAATTCGCGCGCCATGCCAAGCGCCTGCAGGACAGCCTGCTGCGTGCGAGCCAAGGCGACGAGGAGCATGCGCAATGA
- a CDS encoding HlyC/CorC family transporter, with translation MAEPHPERAPVEREDKRGFLQKLAEFIHPGPDSRDELIETLADAEDNEVIGAESRVMLEGVLRMADMTAGDVMVAAPRMDLVNIDAPFDALLHLVIDTAHSRFPVYEGEKENIIGILLAKDLLKLQRAPGLNIRALLRPATFVPESKGLNDLLREFRGNRNHLAIVIDEFGRVAGLITIEDVLEQIVGEIEDEFDIAEDEGDIFGLADHTYRVSGDTPIERVAEAFGIVFDEEQLSEDFDTIGGLIAHEMGHVPKRGEHHAIGGFDFVVLHTKGGAVRWFKVSPARGSDAAD, from the coding sequence GTGGCCGAACCTCACCCTGAACGCGCACCCGTCGAGCGGGAAGACAAGCGCGGCTTTCTCCAGAAGCTGGCCGAATTCATCCATCCCGGTCCCGACTCGCGCGACGAGCTGATCGAAACCTTGGCCGACGCCGAGGACAACGAGGTGATCGGCGCCGAGTCGCGCGTGATGCTCGAAGGCGTGCTGCGCATGGCCGACATGACGGCCGGCGACGTGATGGTGGCCGCCCCGCGCATGGACCTGGTGAATATCGACGCGCCCTTCGACGCGCTGCTGCACCTGGTCATCGACACCGCGCACTCGCGCTTTCCGGTGTACGAGGGCGAAAAAGAAAACATCATCGGTATCCTGCTCGCGAAAGACCTGCTCAAGCTGCAGCGCGCGCCAGGCCTCAACATCCGTGCGCTGCTGCGTCCGGCCACCTTCGTGCCCGAGAGCAAGGGCCTGAACGATCTGCTGCGCGAGTTCCGCGGCAACCGCAACCATCTGGCCATCGTGATCGACGAGTTCGGCCGGGTGGCCGGTCTCATCACCATCGAGGACGTGCTCGAGCAGATCGTCGGCGAAATCGAAGACGAGTTCGACATTGCCGAAGACGAGGGCGACATCTTCGGCCTGGCCGACCATACCTACCGCGTCTCGGGCGACACGCCCATCGAGCGCGTGGCCGAGGCCTTCGGCATCGTCTTCGACGAAGAACAGCTGAGCGAAGACTTCGACACGATCGGCGGCCTCATCGCACATGAAATGGGCCACGTGCCCAAACGCGGCGAGCACCACGCCATCGGCGGCTTCGACTTCGTGGTGCTGCACACCAAGGGCGGCGCCGTGCGCTGGTTCAAGGTGTCCCCGGCCCGCGGCAGCGACGCAGCCGACTGA
- a CDS encoding transporter substrate-binding domain-containing protein — protein sequence MRSTFSIGLTLATAAAVLSGCAMPPAVPTAGSHLDAVQKAAVLRICTPGDYKPFSFQKADGSFEGIDVDLMAGFSSSLGAKPEWVKTTWANLLPDLAAGKCDIAVGGVSVTTDRQKRAFFSAPYMVNGKAPIARCADVAKYQSVADIDKPSTRVIFNPGGSNERFARANFKQAKLTLHGENVTIFDEILANRADVFVTESAEAITQQKLKPGLCAINPEKPLQYGEMAWMLPRDDVAFKAYVDQWLHLQQAGGDFQRVMNRWLK from the coding sequence ATGCGCAGCACGTTCTCGATCGGCCTGACCCTTGCCACGGCGGCCGCCGTTCTTTCCGGTTGCGCCATGCCCCCTGCCGTGCCCACGGCAGGTTCGCATCTGGATGCGGTGCAGAAGGCTGCCGTGCTGCGCATCTGCACGCCGGGCGACTACAAGCCGTTCAGCTTCCAGAAGGCGGACGGATCGTTCGAGGGCATCGACGTCGACCTGATGGCGGGTTTCAGCTCCAGCTTGGGCGCCAAGCCGGAGTGGGTCAAGACCACGTGGGCAAACCTGCTGCCTGACCTTGCGGCAGGCAAATGCGACATTGCTGTCGGCGGTGTCTCGGTAACCACCGACCGGCAGAAGCGCGCTTTCTTCAGCGCGCCATACATGGTGAACGGCAAGGCGCCCATTGCGCGCTGTGCCGACGTTGCCAAGTACCAGAGCGTGGCCGACATCGACAAGCCCTCGACCCGGGTCATCTTCAATCCGGGCGGCAGCAACGAGCGCTTTGCGCGCGCCAACTTCAAGCAGGCCAAGCTCACGCTGCACGGCGAAAACGTGACGATCTTCGACGAGATCCTGGCCAACCGCGCCGATGTGTTCGTGACCGAGTCGGCCGAAGCCATCACGCAGCAGAAGCTCAAGCCCGGGCTCTGCGCCATCAACCCAGAGAAGCCATTGCAGTACGGCGAAATGGCGTGGATGCTGCCGCGCGACGACGTGGCTTTCAAGGCCTATGTCGACCAATGGCTGCACCTGCAGCAAGCCGGCGGCGACTTCCAGCGCGTGATGAACCGCTGGCTCAAATAA
- a CDS encoding FAD-binding oxidoreductase produces the protein MNASISAVEQLLLELPELDWITDESRVTRLSQDFSWFSPVLNRQLKDKRADVVVRPRTEDEIRAVVGACARRGVPITLRGSGTGNYGQTTPLAGGVVLDMTGYNAFLWVKPGVARAQAGIRLGELEKQTKPSGQEMRCVPSTYRSATLGGLFGGGFGGVGSINYGPLGAPGNVLGIRAMTIEAEPQMVELRGAEAMRMHHLWGTNGLVLEIEVALAPSHPWLETLVTFDQFEDALHFADKLANAPGIVKREIAFFAAPISDHLAQLAAHLPKGCHTVLSLVAEYCEPAMLMLAEAHGGTVSYRKTAAEVQKSNRTLMEFTWNHTTLHALKVDPTLTYLQSGFVPGRHVEQIIEMEKLLGGEVMMHIEFIRNVAGLMTCSGLQLVRFSTEERLAEIIDIHRAHNVHINNPHVNIVEDGKAGGPLPPEVIEVKKRFDPMGLLNPGKLRDWPVKGVPATA, from the coding sequence ATGAACGCATCCATTTCCGCCGTAGAGCAACTGCTGCTCGAACTTCCCGAGCTCGACTGGATCACCGACGAAAGCCGCGTGACGCGGCTGTCGCAAGACTTCTCGTGGTTCAGCCCGGTGCTGAACCGCCAGTTGAAAGACAAACGCGCCGATGTGGTCGTGCGCCCGCGCACCGAGGACGAGATTCGCGCAGTGGTCGGCGCCTGCGCCCGCCGCGGCGTGCCGATCACCCTCCGCGGCAGCGGCACCGGCAACTACGGGCAGACCACGCCGCTCGCAGGCGGCGTGGTGCTCGACATGACGGGCTACAACGCCTTTCTTTGGGTGAAGCCCGGCGTGGCGCGCGCGCAAGCCGGCATTCGCCTGGGCGAACTCGAGAAGCAGACGAAACCTTCGGGCCAGGAGATGCGCTGCGTGCCTTCCACTTACCGCAGCGCCACGCTGGGAGGGCTGTTCGGCGGCGGCTTCGGCGGCGTGGGCTCGATCAACTACGGACCGCTCGGCGCGCCCGGCAATGTGCTCGGCATTCGTGCGATGACCATCGAGGCCGAGCCGCAGATGGTCGAACTGCGCGGTGCCGAGGCCATGCGCATGCACCACCTGTGGGGCACCAACGGGCTGGTGCTCGAAATCGAAGTGGCGCTCGCGCCGTCGCATCCCTGGCTCGAAACGCTGGTGACCTTCGACCAGTTTGAAGACGCACTGCACTTCGCCGACAAGCTCGCGAATGCGCCCGGCATCGTGAAGCGGGAGATCGCTTTTTTTGCCGCTCCCATTTCCGATCACCTGGCGCAGCTCGCGGCGCACCTTCCCAAGGGCTGCCACACGGTGCTGTCGCTGGTGGCCGAGTATTGCGAACCGGCGATGCTCATGCTGGCCGAAGCGCACGGCGGCACCGTGAGCTACCGCAAGACGGCGGCCGAAGTGCAGAAGAGCAACCGCACGCTGATGGAATTCACCTGGAACCACACGACGCTGCACGCGCTGAAGGTCGACCCGACGCTGACCTATCTGCAGAGCGGCTTCGTGCCCGGTCGGCACGTCGAGCAGATCATCGAGATGGAGAAGCTGCTCGGCGGCGAGGTGATGATGCACATCGAGTTCATCCGCAACGTGGCGGGACTCATGACTTGCAGCGGGCTTCAGCTGGTGCGCTTCAGCACCGAAGAAAGACTCGCGGAAATCATCGACATTCACCGTGCCCACAACGTGCACATCAACAACCCGCACGTGAACATTGTGGAAGACGGCAAGGCCGGTGGACCGCTACCGCCCGAGGTTATCGAGGTGAAGAAGCGCTTCGATCCGATGGGGCTGCTGAACCCGGGCAAGCTGCGCGACTGGCCTGTGAAGGGGGTGCCGGCAACGGCCTGA
- a CDS encoding GNAT family N-acetyltransferase, which produces MLTAKTLIQASLGLGSFLKAPMVETQPRAAFAPPPVMVPIRSIGPRERDRIARHLLALSPHDRYLRFGYAASDEQVQRYVDGLDFDRDELFGIYNRRLDLIAMAHLAFAPDDQHSDCAEFGVSVAAHARGRGYGARLFERAVVVARNEGVGMLFIHALSENAAMLKIARNAGATVVRSGSESEAHLQLPSATFDSRMSEIALEHYAAVDYHLKTRAKQFWAFLASLQEVRSGIRDARSKSAQ; this is translated from the coding sequence ATGCTCACCGCCAAGACCCTTATTCAAGCGTCTCTCGGCCTCGGTTCTTTCCTGAAGGCTCCGATGGTTGAGACGCAACCGCGCGCGGCCTTCGCGCCCCCACCCGTCATGGTGCCGATCCGCTCGATCGGCCCGCGCGAACGCGATCGCATCGCGCGGCACCTGCTGGCTTTGAGCCCTCACGACCGCTATCTTCGTTTCGGCTACGCCGCGTCCGACGAGCAGGTGCAGCGTTATGTCGACGGGCTCGACTTCGACCGCGACGAACTCTTCGGTATCTACAACCGCCGTCTCGACCTGATTGCCATGGCGCACCTGGCATTCGCGCCGGACGACCAGCACAGCGACTGCGCAGAGTTTGGCGTTTCGGTGGCGGCGCATGCGCGTGGCCGCGGCTACGGCGCCCGCCTGTTCGAGCGTGCCGTGGTGGTCGCGCGCAACGAAGGCGTCGGCATGCTCTTCATCCATGCGCTGAGCGAAAACGCCGCCATGCTGAAGATCGCCCGCAACGCCGGCGCGACCGTGGTGCGCAGCGGTTCCGAATCCGAGGCGCACCTGCAGCTGCCGAGCGCCACCTTCGACAGCCGCATGAGCGAAATCGCACTCGAGCACTATGCCGCGGTCGACTACCACCTCAAGACCCGCGCCAAGCAGTTCTGGGCCTTTCTCGCGAGCCTGCAGGAAGTGCGCAGCGGCATTCGCGACGCCCGCAGCAAGTCGGCCCAATAA
- the lnt gene encoding apolipoprotein N-acyltransferase gives MPLPAAATLRTSRIFSAVGLLRLLGFAFAGLAQAAAIAWPANGQPLWWLQLISLAVLVGLLDRLRAEGAGWRRAGLHGWLFSTAWLTGSFWWLFISMHTYGGLPAPLAGIAVLSLAAALGLYYAVACAWFVVRGPRGPVAGALVFAALWTLAELVRGSWFTGFPWGAGGYAHVEGPLAAWAPWIGVYGIGAVAAIAAALVALTRPARTVALAQSLIVIAAVFAAPHLVNPLPAEARGDKGSSGKLQIALLQGNIPQDEKFIPGGGIDLALRWYGEQLRDAKASLVVTPETALPLLPQQLPAGYLEAIQARYSQGAQAAIVGLPMGGQGTYSNAVLGFQPGAAQPYSYSKHHLVPFGEFIPPGFRWFIRMMNIPLGDFARGGLAQAPFAWQGQRIAPNICYEDLFGDEIGANFKSEATAPTILLNVSNIAWFGNSVAIDQHLAISRMRSLEFARPMVRATNTGATVVIDAEGRVTHQLPRLKRGVLEAPVEGRKGLTPYARWVAPFGLWPLWSSALAVVAIAFVLRRRKG, from the coding sequence ATGCCGTTGCCCGCAGCGGCCACGCTCCGCACCTCGCGCATCTTTTCCGCCGTGGGCCTGCTGCGCCTCCTCGGCTTTGCTTTCGCGGGGCTCGCGCAGGCCGCCGCCATTGCCTGGCCCGCGAACGGACAGCCGCTGTGGTGGCTGCAACTGATCTCGCTGGCGGTGCTCGTCGGACTGCTGGACCGCCTGCGCGCCGAGGGCGCCGGATGGCGCCGCGCCGGCCTGCACGGCTGGCTTTTCTCCACGGCCTGGCTCACGGGCAGCTTCTGGTGGCTCTTCATCTCGATGCACACCTATGGCGGGCTTCCGGCGCCGCTTGCGGGCATTGCGGTGCTCTCGCTCGCGGCGGCGCTCGGGCTCTACTACGCGGTGGCCTGCGCCTGGTTCGTGGTTCGCGGGCCGCGTGGGCCAGTGGCCGGTGCCTTGGTGTTCGCCGCACTGTGGACCTTGGCCGAGCTCGTGCGCGGCAGCTGGTTCACGGGTTTTCCGTGGGGCGCCGGCGGCTACGCGCACGTCGAGGGACCGCTGGCAGCGTGGGCTCCGTGGATTGGCGTCTACGGCATCGGTGCGGTCGCCGCCATCGCAGCCGCGCTGGTCGCGCTCACACGGCCTGCGCGTACCGTGGCGCTGGCGCAGTCGCTGATTGTGATCGCCGCCGTATTCGCGGCGCCGCACCTGGTCAATCCGTTGCCCGCCGAGGCGCGAGGCGACAAGGGTTCCAGCGGCAAGCTGCAGATCGCGCTGCTCCAGGGCAACATCCCGCAAGACGAAAAATTCATCCCCGGAGGCGGCATCGACCTGGCGCTGCGCTGGTACGGCGAGCAGCTGCGTGATGCCAAGGCTTCGCTCGTGGTCACGCCCGAAACCGCCTTGCCGCTGCTGCCGCAGCAATTGCCCGCCGGTTACCTCGAAGCCATCCAGGCGCGCTACAGCCAGGGCGCGCAGGCCGCCATCGTCGGGCTTCCGATGGGCGGCCAGGGCACCTACAGCAATGCGGTGCTCGGCTTCCAGCCTGGCGCCGCGCAGCCCTACAGCTACAGCAAGCACCATCTCGTTCCCTTCGGCGAGTTCATTCCGCCGGGCTTTCGCTGGTTCATCCGCATGATGAACATCCCGCTCGGCGACTTCGCCCGCGGTGGCCTGGCGCAGGCGCCTTTCGCCTGGCAAGGCCAGCGCATTGCGCCGAACATCTGCTACGAAGACTTGTTCGGCGACGAGATCGGCGCCAACTTCAAGAGCGAGGCCACGGCGCCGACCATCCTGCTCAACGTGAGCAACATCGCGTGGTTCGGCAATTCGGTCGCCATCGACCAGCACCTGGCCATCTCGCGCATGCGCTCGCTCGAATTTGCGCGGCCGATGGTGCGGGCCACCAACACCGGCGCCACCGTGGTGATCGACGCCGAAGGCCGCGTCACGCATCAGCTGCCGCGCCTTAAGCGCGGCGTGCTCGAGGCGCCTGTCGAAGGCCGCAAGGGGCTCACGCCCTATGCGCGCTGGGTGGCGCCGTTCGGGCTCTGGCCGCTGTGGAGTTCGGCGCTGGCTGTCGTGGCCATTGCCTTCGTGCTGCGCCGCCGCAAGGGCTGA
- a CDS encoding MBL fold metallo-hydrolase, which translates to MSGHAAAGLPENLVVFERGWLSSNNILFVGADETALVDTGYATHADQTLALVESTLGTRPLDRILNTHLHSDHCGGNAALQRRYPAVTTEIPPGEADLVERWDERGLSFLPTGQTCPRFGFTGLLRPGTECVLGDRSWQVHSAPGHDPHSIILFEPVSRTLISADALWENGFGVAFPELAGEPSFGDIAATLDCIETLAPLQVIPGHGRVFSDVRNALVTARRRLDGLQRDPVKHARHAIKVLMKFKLLEVQSITLNEWADWLRSASYFGVIRERFFPGTELDQLAEDILAELVAAGAAETDSALIRNI; encoded by the coding sequence GTGAGCGGGCACGCCGCGGCTGGGCTGCCGGAGAATCTCGTCGTCTTCGAGCGCGGCTGGCTTTCATCGAACAACATTTTGTTTGTCGGTGCCGACGAGACCGCGCTGGTCGATACCGGGTATGCCACGCATGCCGATCAAACCTTGGCGCTTGTCGAATCGACGCTCGGGACGCGGCCGCTCGATCGGATATTGAATACCCATCTGCATAGCGATCACTGCGGCGGCAATGCGGCGCTGCAGCGGCGCTATCCGGCGGTGACGACGGAAATTCCGCCAGGGGAAGCGGATCTCGTGGAACGCTGGGACGAGAGGGGTTTGAGCTTTCTGCCGACAGGGCAGACGTGCCCACGGTTCGGATTCACCGGCCTGCTGCGACCAGGGACGGAATGCGTGCTCGGCGACAGATCTTGGCAGGTGCACAGCGCACCTGGCCACGATCCGCATTCGATCATTTTGTTCGAACCCGTCTCGCGAACACTCATTTCGGCCGATGCCCTGTGGGAGAACGGCTTTGGTGTGGCCTTTCCCGAGCTCGCAGGTGAACCGTCGTTCGGAGATATCGCTGCGACGCTGGATTGCATCGAGACGCTCGCGCCGCTCCAAGTGATCCCTGGGCACGGACGCGTCTTCAGTGATGTCCGCAATGCACTGGTTACCGCACGGCGCCGACTCGATGGTCTCCAGCGAGATCCGGTGAAGCACGCGCGGCACGCCATCAAAGTGCTGATGAAGTTCAAGCTGCTCGAGGTGCAGTCCATCACGCTGAACGAATGGGCCGACTGGCTTCGGAGCGCGTCATATTTCGGTGTTATCCGCGAGCGCTTCTTCCCAGGTACGGAGCTGGATCAATTGGCCGAAGATATCTTGGCCGAATTGGTCGCCGCCGGTGCGGCCGAGACGGATTCGGCGCTCATCCGAAATATTTGA
- a CDS encoding Lrp/AsnC family transcriptional regulator, translating into MEALDKIDRLILRTLQADGRATYDQIAEQVSLSPSAVLRRVKRLEESGVIDRYVALVRPEVIGLGLTAYLNVRLEKHTESHKRNPMDLFRASVQTWPEVVECAALTGEMDYLLRVVVADMGHYSRFIMDTLLKHPSVEDCKTSFVLDRVKATTAVPV; encoded by the coding sequence ATGGAAGCACTCGACAAGATCGATCGACTCATATTGCGCACGCTGCAAGCAGATGGCCGTGCTACCTACGACCAGATCGCCGAGCAGGTCAGCCTATCTCCCAGCGCGGTGCTCAGGCGCGTCAAGCGGTTGGAAGAAAGCGGCGTCATCGACCGCTACGTTGCGCTCGTTCGTCCGGAAGTCATCGGCCTGGGGCTCACCGCGTATCTCAACGTCCGCCTCGAAAAGCACACCGAAAGCCACAAGCGCAACCCTATGGACCTGTTCCGGGCCAGCGTGCAGACCTGGCCCGAGGTGGTCGAATGTGCGGCGCTGACCGGTGAAATGGATTACCTCTTGCGCGTGGTGGTCGCCGACATGGGCCACTACAGCCGGTTCATCATGGACACCCTGCTGAAGCACCCCAGCGTTGAAGACTGCAAGACCAGCTTCGTGCTCGACCGTGTCAAGGCCACAACGGCTGTACCGGTTTAG
- the phhA gene encoding phenylalanine 4-monooxygenase, producing the protein MDIPAAATAAAAKPAVYGASDRPPRGDYSRGGAVHADYTCPQDWASYTPADHDTYKRLYERQAAQLPGLACDAFINALPSLGVKDHIPRFEEINERLHRATGWEIVAVPGLIPELPFFTLLANRKFPVTDWIRKPEEFNYIVEPDVFHDLFGHVPMLFDPTFADYVQRYGEGGIKAHELGAGEKLARLYWYTVEFGLIRQPDGLRAYGAGILSSVGELQHAVRSDEPHRLPLDLLRTMRTRYKIDTYQANYFVIESFAQLFELTAPDFTPLYRALEVEADIPAGVLLPGESGKA; encoded by the coding sequence ATGGACATCCCTGCCGCCGCCACTGCTGCTGCCGCCAAACCTGCTGTTTACGGCGCTTCGGATCGCCCGCCGCGAGGCGACTACTCGCGCGGCGGCGCGGTGCATGCCGACTACACCTGCCCGCAGGACTGGGCCAGCTACACGCCGGCCGACCATGACACGTACAAGCGTCTGTACGAACGGCAGGCCGCGCAACTGCCCGGCCTTGCCTGCGATGCGTTCATCAATGCGCTGCCGTCGTTGGGTGTGAAGGACCACATTCCGCGTTTCGAGGAAATCAACGAGCGGCTGCATCGGGCTACCGGCTGGGAGATCGTGGCGGTGCCGGGGCTGATTCCCGAATTGCCGTTCTTTACCTTGCTTGCGAACCGCAAGTTTCCAGTGACCGACTGGATCCGCAAGCCGGAGGAGTTCAATTACATCGTCGAGCCGGACGTGTTCCACGATCTGTTCGGGCATGTGCCGATGCTGTTCGACCCGACCTTTGCGGACTACGTGCAGCGCTATGGCGAAGGCGGCATCAAGGCCCACGAGCTGGGTGCGGGGGAGAAGCTGGCCAGGCTGTACTGGTACACGGTGGAGTTCGGCCTGATCCGCCAGCCGGACGGCCTGCGCGCATACGGCGCCGGCATCCTGAGTTCGGTGGGCGAGCTGCAGCATGCGGTGCGCAGCGACGAGCCGCACCGGCTGCCGCTGGATTTGCTGCGCACCATGCGCACACGCTACAAGATCGACACGTACCAAGCCAACTATTTCGTGATCGAGAGCTTCGCGCAGCTCTTCGAGCTTACGGCGCCCGATTTCACGCCGCTCTACCGGGCATTGGAAGTCGAAGCAGATATTCCGGCCGGGGTGCTGCTACCGGGCGAATCCGGCAAGGCCTGA
- the hppD gene encoding 4-hydroxyphenylpyruvate dioxygenase: MSHIDAPAFTPWENPMGTDGFEFIEYAAPDPVAMGQVFERMGFTAVAKHRHKNVLLYRQGTINFIVNAEPDSFAQRFAREHGPSVCAIAFRVQDAKQAYERAISLGAWGFADKAGPGELNIPAIKGIGDSLIYLVDRWPGKNGAKPGDIGNIGFYDVDFEPLPGVASQDALAPKGNGLTYIDHLTHNVYRGRMNVWAGFYEKLFNFREIKYFDIEGQVTGVKSKAMTSPCGKIRIPINEEGKEQAGQIQEYLDMYRGEGIQHIAMGSDNLYETVDALRAKGVTLLDTIDTYYELVDKRIPGHGESVAELQKRKILIDGKKDALLLQIFSENQLGPIFFEFIQRKGDDGFGNGNFKALFESIELDQMRRGVLAAPK, translated from the coding sequence ATGAGCCATATCGATGCCCCCGCCTTCACGCCTTGGGAGAACCCGATGGGAACCGACGGCTTCGAGTTCATCGAATACGCGGCGCCGGACCCGGTGGCCATGGGCCAGGTGTTCGAGCGCATGGGCTTCACGGCGGTGGCCAAGCACCGCCACAAGAACGTGCTGCTGTACCGCCAAGGCACGATCAACTTCATCGTGAATGCCGAGCCCGACTCGTTCGCGCAGCGCTTTGCGCGCGAACACGGCCCGAGCGTCTGCGCCATCGCGTTCCGCGTGCAGGATGCCAAGCAGGCCTACGAGCGTGCCATCTCGCTCGGTGCCTGGGGTTTTGCCGACAAGGCGGGGCCTGGCGAGCTGAACATCCCCGCCATCAAGGGCATCGGCGACAGCCTGATCTACCTGGTCGACCGCTGGCCCGGCAAGAACGGTGCAAAGCCGGGCGACATCGGCAACATCGGGTTTTATGACGTCGACTTCGAGCCGCTACCGGGCGTGGCCTCGCAGGACGCGCTGGCGCCCAAGGGCAACGGCCTTACCTACATCGACCACCTCACGCACAACGTGTATCGCGGCCGGATGAACGTGTGGGCAGGCTTCTACGAAAAGCTCTTCAACTTCCGCGAGATCAAGTACTTCGACATCGAAGGCCAGGTGACAGGCGTAAAGAGCAAGGCCATGACCAGCCCCTGCGGCAAGATCCGCATCCCGATCAATGAAGAAGGCAAGGAGCAGGCGGGCCAGATCCAGGAGTACCTGGACATGTACCGCGGCGAAGGCATCCAGCACATCGCGATGGGCTCGGACAACCTGTACGAGACCGTCGACGCGCTGCGTGCCAAGGGCGTGACCTTGCTCGACACCATCGACACGTACTACGAGCTGGTCGACAAGCGCATTCCCGGACACGGCGAAAGCGTGGCCGAACTGCAGAAGCGCAAGATCCTGATCGACGGCAAGAAGGACGCGCTGCTGCTGCAGATCTTCAGCGAGAACCAGCTCGGCCCGATCTTCTTCGAGTTCATCCAGCGCAAGGGTGACGACGGCTTTGGCAACGGCAATTTCAAGGCGCTGTTCGAGAGCATCGAGCTCGACCAGATGCGTCGTGGCGTGCTGGCGGCCCCAAAATAA
- a CDS encoding ABC transporter permease, with protein sequence MKKSTPLLNQPRVQRVLYPVLIGVVLVALWQWMVVAMELPPYLVPSPILMVQTLVTDWAPLGNALLVTLKITLLSFALATVAGVLISFLFVQSKRIETALFPYAVLLQVTPIVAVAPLIIIWVKNPVAAMTVCAALVALFPIISNTTLGLRSIDPDLQSYFKLNRATRWQQLVRLRIPSALPYFFGGLRISSGLALIGAVVAEFVAGTGGSGAGLAYQILQAGFQLNIPRMFAALLLISLTGVALFVLMAWLTKLALGSWHASELSQD encoded by the coding sequence ATGAAGAAGAGCACGCCCCTTCTGAATCAACCACGCGTACAGCGTGTGCTCTACCCGGTGCTCATCGGCGTGGTGCTGGTGGCGCTGTGGCAATGGATGGTGGTGGCGATGGAGCTGCCGCCGTACCTGGTGCCCTCGCCCATCCTGATGGTGCAGACGCTCGTCACCGACTGGGCGCCGCTCGGCAATGCGCTGCTGGTCACGCTCAAGATCACGCTGCTGTCGTTCGCGCTGGCCACGGTGGCGGGCGTGCTGATCTCGTTTCTCTTCGTGCAGAGCAAGCGCATCGAGACCGCGCTCTTTCCGTATGCGGTGCTGCTGCAGGTCACACCCATCGTCGCGGTGGCGCCGCTCATCATCATCTGGGTAAAGAACCCGGTGGCGGCGATGACGGTGTGCGCCGCGCTGGTGGCGCTGTTCCCGATCATCAGCAATACCACGCTCGGTTTGCGCAGCATCGACCCCGACCTGCAGAGCTATTTCAAGCTCAACCGCGCGACACGCTGGCAGCAGCTGGTGCGGCTGCGCATTCCGAGCGCGCTGCCTTACTTTTTCGGCGGGCTGCGCATCTCGAGCGGGCTGGCCCTCATCGGCGCCGTGGTGGCCGAGTTCGTGGCCGGCACGGGCGGCTCGGGCGCGGGGCTGGCGTATCAAATTTTGCAGGCCGGCTTTCAGCTGAACATTCCGCGCATGTTCGCGGCCCTGCTGCTCATTTCGCTGACCGGCGTTGCGCTCTTCGTGCTGATGGCCTGGCTCACCAAGCTGGCGCTGGGCTCGTGGCACGCGAGCGAACTTTCCCAGGATTGA